In Penaeus vannamei isolate JL-2024 chromosome 24, ASM4276789v1, whole genome shotgun sequence, the genomic stretch atatgtgtgtgagtgtgtgtgtgtgtgtgtgtgtgtgtgtgtgtgtatgtgtgtgtgtgtgtgtgtgtgtgtgtgtgtgtgtgtgtgtgtgtgtgtgtgtgtgtgtagatatgtagagagagagagagagagagagagagagagagagagagagagagagagagagagagagagagaaagtaagagatagagcgagcgagagagagagagagagagagagagagagagagagagagagagagagagagagagagagagagagagagagagagagagagagagtaagggatagagagagaggggggacatgTAGTCCGAGGGATGGTTGGGTCAGTAGAGGTACATAGATAAAATTCTACACAAAGGATGTGTagcaatatacatttatgtgaagATACATAACTAAAGAGATTAAGAACAAACAGACATATTTACTCGACCATATATCTACCAATCCAATCACACCCATATGCATCTGAAAAGAATGGACACCGGGTgacgaaaacaagagagggatgaggaaagagtggaaggggagaggggcaagggggggtgaggggtaagggggatgaggggagatggataagggggatggagggagagggggaaggggggatggggggagagggggaagaatgaagctgaaaactttttcttctccctttaatTAATGTTTTCATCAGCCTGATCCGAAGTGTTTACATCGtgatgtgaaggaaggagggagagggaggggatgggggagggggaggagccgggtaaagggagaagggagagaagggaggtaaagaagagggggggagggagaaaaggggaattatctagaaggaagaaggagcaggTGGAGAATTGCAGAGAAAAGATACGAGATAGAGAAgctaggaagaaaagggaaaagggaaagaagctgggagaagggagagggaaatgaagatgaggagaaagggatggaggattgagagaagtgagagagcagaaggagagcgggaggaaggaaggagagagagaggtaagccagggggagagaggtgaaatgAAAAGAGATtttagagggacagagaggaagagagaaacgctgttgagaagggggaaatgagaggaagacaaggaacacgcggagaagagggagaagggagagaagagagaaacgctgttgagaagggagaaatgggaggaagacaaggaacacgtggagaagagggagaaggaagagacatagatgaagaggaaggcggagaggagagggaacagcCCCTTCTCCTCAGCGTGGGACGAGGTTAAAGACTGCATGTTTTGACGTCTGAGGAGAAAGGGACAGATCGGAAATGATGCTTCAAGGCCTGATACTTACAATCATGAGCCTCTCCCTTGCTCGCCGCCGAGGAGCAGTGGAATATTTATCAGAGAAAAGTGATTAGATTATGACATTTTTTGCTtcgtttgttatcattgctaccattacaTTTGCCTTGACttcattttatttgtgttttcgtTACTGGCGATGGCAACAGTGGCACCAGAAGCAGAATTGGTAACAGCTGTAGTGATACTAGGaacggtaatagtaatactagcacTATCCACGGACCTAGAGATACAGGGATACGTAGAAGTAAGTTCTATATTCTTAATCTTCTTTGTTATcttctaattttgtttttatcattatcacactatTCCTGCAAGCTTAGAAAACGGGCTCCGGAGACAATTCGAAAGGGGAAACTAATGCATATTCATGCCTTTCTTCTTAGACCTCcagaatagcattaatgataacgcatgttatcaataataaggaAATATTTGTTCTGTGAGCGCATATTGTTTTATTGCAGAGATTAGACAGCATCTAATAATAAGACTCCCAGTCGCTGGTTGGTCGCCGGGGCATGTTTACAACGGGCAGACTCAGGTTAGAGACTTGCATTCATCCTGAACTTTATTTATAACTTCCCTGACCTTTGCGCTGAGAGGAGCGTGTGTGGacagtgaagggggagagggaaggaagaaagagagagaatggagggatgaaaagaggggGCAGAAGTGaatagaggtgaggggaaggattggggagagagaaaggaaggtgaagggaaggatgtggaagggatgggagggagggaggtggatggaaaggatagggaaagaagaaaaaaatagggatgtTGGCGAAACAAatggagaaacaagaaaaagaacgagatgaAGGAGGCACAGTAAATTGGAAAataagaacgaacgaaagagagaacagcAGGAAGAATTTAAATTTGGAAGATAAAGTTATAAAGCCTCGTTTGTTCTAAGACTTTTAAAcggtaaatcaaaataaaagttcCTATTCTTCGGCCTCAGTCTATTCCGTTTCTCTTAACAACATCACCAATCAAATCAGCAGCACCAACCGCCCCCACCAccgcccccaccacctccccctccaccaccacctctagcACCAATACCATttacaccaacaacaccacacgCATCTGCAGCAACCccttcccactaccccctcccacccacctcactGCCAATATCAgtggcaacaacaacaccaaactaCCAGCATCTGCCCtgcccccaccatcccctcctccatccccaacaccaACTACACAAACTACAGCAAACGCCTCCCGCCACCTCCCCCACCGCCTCCATCATCAGCAAACACCAGCATCTCCGCCGCCCTTACCACCCCATCGCGAACAGCACTAGACGCACCCcagtctcctcccccacccccatcactttCCTCACTAACAACACCCACagaacctcccccaccccatcaccaacGGCACTagacgcacccccacccccccaccaccccaacctccaccaccgGTATCAACGAGACCAACAGCGCCAAtaacacctcccccacctcctcccccacccccaccaacgacaCCAACATCgccaacaacccctcccccacctcctcccccacctcctcccccacccccaccaacaccgccatcacctgCGCAGGTACCCCAACCCCGCCGCCTCCGCCGAGCTCGCCTAAACCCCGGTGACAATAATTCCCCTGATATGCTTTATTGCAGCTGATGGTGTGGCGAATTAATTGTCCCGACATGTTAAGCCCTTGGACCACTTATTATAGTcttggggcgagggagggggagggagaaggggggatgggaaccggagaggggtgggggtgagaagggttggggagaggggggaagggtgggtgggggaaccggagaggggaaggggtgggagagagggagaaggggggagtgggagccggggagggttggggatgaggggggacgggggtgaaTGGGAaccggagaggggaaggggtgggagagagggagaaggggggagtgggagccggggagggttggggatgaggggggaagggggtgaatgggaaccggagaggggaaggggggtgagagaggaggaaggaggggagttggaactggggagggattggggggggtgggggagaaagaagcaggggggggatggaaggagggtggagaaaaggagcgacgggtgagtggagggagggagtggcgtaaagaaaaggaggaggtgaacacacgagaaaagaaagaatgagaacaggataatgaaaaggaaaagcagTGGAGAGAATAAagtgaacaaaagagagaaacggcaaaaaaaaagattaagaagtcAAACGAGGAATTGTTCTGGGAAATGAACACAAAAGAACAcgggagaaataagaaaggaaaaagaataagacgaacagataatgataagagagaaagcaaggagatAGATGTTGCAGGAGTTGCAAGGAGAACATGATGTCACGGTTAGCAATGATAaattagaaagagataaagtgatTTTCTTTATGGTGCATGACGTggcgtgtatgtgcttgtgtgtgtgtgtgtgtctgtgtgtgtgattgtgtgtgtgtgtgtgtgtgtgtgtgtatgcgtgtgtgtgtgcatgcgtgtgtgtgtgtatgtgtgtgtgtgtgtgataattacGTGTTTCGCATATGTTTgtacgggaaagagaaagagagagagagagatagagataaatagagagagagagggtggggggggggtgggtgctTGTTTCTCTCCCGGGCTAACATTATCCCAGGGCagaaatacccctcccccccccccactaagccGAGGGAGCGAGGGCACCGCGGATCTCGCCTCTTgatctctttcgtttctttatccctcttaccctcttccccttttctttattcgcccgctctccctttcccctcttcgtctctcggtgttttttccctcttcctctcccctcgtccccggTTTTCTTTCCATTGTTTtgtttccctttcaccctttctttctttttaacttccttcgtctttttcttcttcttttttatcttccttttcccctcttccctcgtttctccccctatccatcatccatccattcTTGTCCTTTAGATATTCAGTCCCGGACATTTTTCCCTCCCTGGACCCCTCCTTTTTTCATCCCCTCGcgccctcccattttccctcccaaATCCCATTTTTCTTTGCGcactccctcctctatccctccctttcctctcctctgtctttctttcgacctctctcttttccctccttgactttccctccttccccctcccttccccctccctccctccaccgtccTCATCCCTTGAGCATCAACACAATCCTGTCTCATCCACTTCCTTCATCCACTTCTCCTTCCAACTTCCTCTTTCAAGTCTTCCATTCTCACTTTTaaacccctcctttttttccattcccccttttcaggacccccaccccccatcttcccctctttcgctcccccccAATTTCACCtttttcgccccctccctctacccccgttTATATCTTCTGCCATTTTTAAAAAAACGCTTCCCCTCTTTCGCAcatttcttccaccccctccactttctcttctgccccttcccctgtttcgcctcccccactcccccttttacCGCCACCCCCTtctattatcttcctttttcgcCCCCCCCTGTCATCTATcttccacgccctccccccctttccccttcccctcctttttccgctctcccgctctcttccaccccttcccctctttcgcctttcccccttttttcaccc encodes the following:
- the LOC138866143 gene encoding uncharacterized protein, whose amino-acid sequence is MATVAPEAELVTAVVILGTVIVILALSTDLEIQGYVESIPFLLTTSPIKSAAPTAPTTAPTTSPSTTTSSTNTIYTNNTTRICSNPFPLPPPTHLTANISGNNNTKLPASALPPPSPPPSPTPTTQTTANASRHLPHRLHHQQTPASPPPLPPHREQH